Proteins encoded within one genomic window of Pseudalkalibacillus sp. SCS-8:
- a CDS encoding flagellin codes for MRINHNIAALNTYRQLGSANNMQMKSMEKLSSGLRINRAGDDAAGLSISEKMRGQIRGLDQASRNAQDGISMIQTAEGALNETHSILQRMNELATQAANGTLSSNDRTAIADEITELNSEIDRIASSTKFNGQTLLDGTLGVQQNKTTSGIQVGTAGVTGIDISGAAATETYQMSTSGAGQYTLTTSGGDVQNLTLADGTAGTLNFDKLGVKITVDGSQTAAGIVASNVGTTAGAVTTTGSAAVSLQIGSEDVGAQKLGITIGDMDSTSLGVNAVDVSTSANAGQAMDDIQSAIDTVSAQRSKLGAYQNRLEHTINNLGTTSENLTAAESRIRDVDYAIAA; via the coding sequence ATGAGAATTAATCACAACATTGCGGCACTTAACACGTATCGTCAACTAGGTTCTGCAAACAACATGCAAATGAAGTCTATGGAGAAGTTATCTTCAGGTCTCCGTATCAACCGTGCGGGAGATGACGCTGCCGGACTTTCTATCTCGGAAAAAATGCGTGGTCAAATTCGTGGCTTGGATCAAGCTAGCCGGAATGCACAAGATGGAATCTCAATGATTCAAACTGCTGAAGGAGCTTTGAATGAAACACACTCTATCCTTCAACGTATGAATGAACTAGCAACTCAAGCTGCAAACGGAACATTGTCTTCTAATGACAGAACAGCGATTGCAGATGAAATCACTGAGTTGAACAGTGAAATTGATCGTATCGCAAGCTCTACTAAGTTTAATGGTCAAACACTACTTGATGGAACTCTCGGAGTTCAACAAAACAAAACTACTTCTGGTATCCAAGTAGGTACTGCAGGTGTTACAGGTATTGACATCAGTGGTGCAGCTGCAACTGAAACATATCAAATGTCTACTAGTGGTGCTGGACAATATACACTAACAACCTCAGGTGGAGATGTTCAAAACCTTACACTGGCAGACGGAACTGCTGGCACATTGAATTTTGATAAGCTTGGAGTAAAAATTACAGTTGATGGATCTCAAACAGCTGCAGGAATCGTAGCTTCAAATGTAGGTACAACTGCTGGAGCGGTAACTACTACTGGATCAGCTGCAGTAAGCCTGCAAATTGGATCTGAAGATGTTGGTGCACAAAAGTTAGGTATCACAATTGGTGATATGGATAGCACATCACTTGGCGTAAATGCTGTTGATGTTTCTACTTCAGCGAACGCTGGGCAAGCTATGGATGATATCCAAAGTGCAATTGATACTGTTTCAGCTCAACGTTCTAAACTTGGTGCATACCAAAATCGTTTGGAGCACACTATTAATAACTTAGGTACAACAAGTGAAAACCTAACTGCAGCGGAATCTCGTATCCGTGACGTAGATTATGCTATAGCTGCATAA
- the csrA gene encoding carbon storage regulator CsrA — protein MLVLTRKPNESIQIGEDIEIKVLSIDGDQIKLGIDAPRHVDIHRKEIYTAIQQENNSASQSPINLFETLNIVKKS, from the coding sequence GTGCTTGTATTGACACGCAAACCAAATGAATCAATCCAAATCGGTGAAGATATCGAGATTAAAGTATTATCGATTGATGGTGATCAAATTAAATTGGGGATTGATGCTCCTAGACATGTCGATATCCACCGGAAAGAGATCTATACTGCTATCCAACAAGAAAACAACAGTGCAAGCCAGTCCCCAATCAATTTATTTGAAACATTAAATATTGTAAAAAAAAGTTGA
- the fliW gene encoding flagellar assembly protein FliW, with translation MKIQTRYFGEVQISEDEIVKFKQGLPGFNIEKEFVILPFSEEETPYHILQSVSTPSLAFVLGNPFVFFPDYEFELSESVTELLEIQSEKEVAVYIILTINEPFEKTTANLKAPVVINLNKGIGKQVVLNKEEYETKHFIMKEAVSKEGR, from the coding sequence ATGAAAATACAAACAAGGTATTTTGGAGAAGTTCAAATAAGTGAAGATGAAATTGTTAAATTCAAACAAGGACTACCAGGATTTAATATTGAGAAGGAATTTGTCATTCTACCGTTTTCTGAAGAAGAAACTCCTTATCATATACTTCAATCAGTAAGTACGCCTTCCCTGGCGTTCGTACTAGGTAATCCTTTTGTGTTTTTTCCTGACTATGAATTTGAGCTTTCAGAAAGTGTAACTGAACTATTGGAAATTCAATCGGAAAAAGAGGTTGCTGTATACATCATTCTTACGATTAATGAACCATTTGAAAAAACGACAGCAAATCTAAAGGCACCTGTAGTCATCAATTTAAACAAAGGTATTGGAAAACAAGTTGTGCTAAATAAAGAAGAGTATGAGACAAAACATTTCATTATGAAGGAAGCTGTTTCAAAGGAGGGGAGATAA
- a CDS encoding DUF6470 family protein: protein MKLSIPKIQIQSTKGLIGLRTTSATQEIRQPKAVQSIQQPKAEINIETTSGKLTIDQTQAWNDMDLKSVFVRTDEAAQLGKEALLDGISRRAQEGEDLMRIENQNDPIPEHARINSSEEMKEWNIGWIPSAESVKIDYIPAKVEVDIKQNEPIIKTEISKPVHNYQPGKVEVYMKQQSSIQIDFIK, encoded by the coding sequence TTGAAATTGAGTATACCCAAAATCCAAATACAATCTACTAAAGGTTTAATTGGATTAAGGACGACCTCTGCTACTCAAGAGATTAGGCAGCCAAAAGCAGTTCAATCCATACAACAGCCAAAGGCAGAAATTAATATTGAAACAACTTCGGGAAAACTGACAATTGATCAAACACAAGCTTGGAATGATATGGATTTGAAAAGTGTTTTTGTCCGAACTGATGAAGCCGCACAGCTTGGAAAGGAAGCTTTACTAGATGGAATTTCGAGGCGAGCTCAAGAAGGGGAAGACCTAATGCGTATTGAAAATCAAAACGATCCTATTCCAGAACATGCCCGTATTAACAGTAGTGAAGAAATGAAGGAATGGAATATTGGATGGATTCCTTCTGCAGAAAGTGTGAAAATTGATTATATCCCAGCAAAAGTAGAAGTTGATATAAAACAGAATGAACCTATCATCAAAACAGAAATTTCAAAACCGGTACATAACTATCAACCAGGAAAAGTAGAAGTATACATGAAGCAACAGTCTTCTATACAAATAGATTTTATAAAATAA